GGCGCCGCAGGCGGAACGCGATCCACAGCGCCGCCCCCGACGCCAGGACGGCGATGACCACCGACAGGCCAAAGAGGGCCGGATCGTAGCGGATCCCCGGCGACATGCGCATGGCCGCCATGCCCGTGTAATGCATGGCGGCCACGCCCGCCCCCATCAGCATCGCCCCGCCCCCCAGCCGCCGCCAGGGCAGCCGGCGCTGGCAGACCAGCCACAGCGCAAACGCCGACAGGGCCACGGCGATCAGCAATGAGGCCAGGGTGATCCACGGGTCATAACCGAGCGGAATCGGCAGGCTGAAGGCCAGCATCCCCACGAAGTGCATCGACCAGATGCCCAGCCCCATCGCGCAGGCGCCGCCGGCAAGCCACCACGGCACCGCGCGGCCGCGCGCCGTGGCGATGCGGCCGGCCATGTCCAGCGCCGTGTACGACGCCAGGATCGCCACGAACAGGGACAGCAGGACAAGAAGGGGATGGTAACCGCCGACCAGCATCGATTCTCCAGGGCGGACCGATCCGGTCCGGCCTTCGCGCACCGTGGAGGGCCGCGGCCGACGGATCCGGCACATGCAAACATTGTCGGCCATGCCGGACCCGACTTCATGAGGAAATGTAAACGCCGGATGGGGTGCCGAATGGGGCGTCGGATGGACCGCCGGCTCCACGCGGCCCGGGCGCCGGCGGCGTTACAATCGGCGCATCCCTGTCATCCTTGGGTCCGCACCATGTCCGCCACCGAACTCGCCTTCCTCCAGACTACCCGCCAGCGCCGCGAGCGCGTCGCGCAATGGCTGCGTGCGGCGGGCGGCGGCATCGCCATCGTCCCGACCGCGCCGGAGGCCATGCGCAACCGCGACAGCGACTACCCCTACCGGCACGACAGCTACTTCTATTACCTGACCGGCTTCACCGAGCCCGAAGCCGTGCTGGCCATCGTGGTGCCGGCCGGCGACGCACCGGCGCGCAGCGTGCTGTTCTGCCGCTCCAAGCACGAGGAACGCGAAATCTGGGACGGTTTCCGCTTCGGTCCCGAAGCCGCCCGCGAAGCCTTCGGCCTGGACGAAGCCCATCCGGTCGAGGAGATCGACGCGACGCTGCCGGGCCTGCTCGCCAATGCGGCCGCCGTGGCCTATCCGCTGGCCGAGAGCGGCGCCTTCGACCGCCGCATGCGCCGCTGGCTCGACGCCGTGCGCACGCAAGGCCGCGCGGGCGTGTCGGCGCCGCACCAGGCGCTGGACGTGCGCGCCATCCTCGATGAGATGCGCCTGTTCAAGGACGCGGGCGAGCTCGACATCATGCGCCGCGCCGCGCGCATCTCCGCCGGGGCGCATGTGCGCGCCATGCGGGCCTCGCGCGCCGGCCTGCGCGAATATCACCTCGAGGCCGAACTGCTCTACGAATTCCGCCGCCACGGCGCGCAGAGCGTGGCCTACAACTCCATCGTCGCCACCGGTCCGAATGCCTGCGTGCTGCACTACCGCGCCGGCAACGCCGAACTGCGCGACGGCGACCTGTGCCTGATCGACGCCGGCTGCGAACTCGACGGCTACGCTTCCGACATCACCCGCACCTTCCCCGTCAACGGGCGCTTCACCGGCCCGCAGCGCACGCTCTACGAGATCGTGGTGGCCGCGCAGGAGGCCGCCGTCGCCCACACCCGGCCGGGCACCCCGTACAACGTGCCGCACGATGCCGCCACGCGCGTGCTGGCGCAGGGCATGCTCGACACCGGCCTGCTGGACGCGGGCAAGGTCGGCACGCTCGACGATGTGCTCGCCGGCGGCCAGTACCGCCAGTTCTACATGCACCGCACCGGCCACTGGCTGGGCATGGACGTGCACGACGTGGGCGAATACCGCACGCCCGGCGCGGCACCCGCCCAGGGCGAACGCCCATGGCGCCCGCTCGAGACCGGCATGGTGCTGACCGTCGAGCCCGGCCTCTACGTGCGGCCGGCGCCGGGCGTGCCCGAGGCGTTCTGGCATATCGGCATCCGCATCGAGGACGATGCCATCGTCACGCCGCACGGCTGCGAACTGATCACGCGCGACGTGCCGGTGGCCGTGGACGACATCGAAGCGCTGATGCGGAGCCAGGCATGACCGACACCGCGGCCGCGGCGCCGGACTTCGACGTCGCCATCGTCGGTGCCGGGCCGGTGGGCCTGGCGCTGGCCAACTGGCTGCTGCGCGACACCGACTGGCGCATCGCCCTGTTCGATGCCCGCGACGCCGATGCCGCTGCCCGTGATCCGCGCGCGCTGGCGCTGTCACACGGCTCGCGCGTGCTGCTCGAAGCGATCGGCGGCTGGCCCGCGCGCGCCACACCGATCACGCATATCCATGTCTCGCAGCGCGGCCACTTCGGCCAGACCCACATCCGCCGCGAGGACTACGGCATTCCCGCGCTCGGCCACGTCGTGCAGTACGGCGACCTGAGTGCCGCGCTCAACGCCGCGCTGGCCGCGCAGATGCAGCGCTATCCCAACCGGCTGACGCGCTACGACCACACGCCGGTCGAGCGTGTCGAGCAGTTGCCGCGCGCCGATGGCTCCGTCGCCCCGGCACGCGTGCGCGCGCTGCGCGACGGGCGGCACCCGCTGGCCGTCGAAACCGCGATCGTGATCCAGGCCGAAGGGGGCCTGTTCGACGATACCCGCCGGCAAGCCGCGGGGTCGCGGTACCTGCATCACGCGCGGCGCCGCGACTATGGGCAGACCGCCATCGTCGCCCACGTGCGCTGCGCGACGCCGCTGGAAGGCTGGGCGTGGGAGCGCTTCACCACCGAAGGCCCACTCGCACTGCTGCCGCAGCACGACGCGCACGGCCCCGGCTATGCGCTGGTCTGGTGCTGCGCGCCCGACGAGGCGCGCCGCCGCGTCGGCCTGCCCGATGCGGCCTTCCTGGCGGAACTGGGCGCGGCCTTTGGCGACCGCATGGGGCATTTCACGCAGGCCGGCCCGCGCCACACCTTCGCACTCGGGCTGCAGGCCCAGCGCGCGCCGGTCGACCGCCGCGTGGTCGCCATCGGCAATGCCGCGCAGACCATCCACCCCGTCGCCGGCCAGGGCTTCAACCTGGGCCTGCGCGACGCCTTCGAACTGGCGCGCACGCTGCGCGATGCCGTCACGCCGGCCGCGCTCGCGCGCTTTGCCCGCGAACGCGCGTTCGACCGCGCCGTCACCATCGGCCTGACCGACCTGCTGCCGCGCGCCTTTGCCGTGCCTGGCCGGCCGTTCGGGCATCTGCGCGGCATCGCGCTGACGCTGCTGGAATGCGTGCCGCCGCTCAAGCACGGGCTGGCGCGGCAGATGATGTTCGGTCAACGGAACTAGTACCTTTGCACAGGGGTTATGACGGTTTGTCAGAGGTCGGTACTGGGTAGGCCTTGGCCAATTTCTTGCGGGCCGTTTCGGTAGAGAACATCCAGTTGATGCGAGCGCCGCTGGCGTTTCGCAGTTGCTCCCAAGCCGCGACTTCGGTGATCAGCCGATCGCGGCAGTCGATGCGGCGATCCAGGCACTGGCTTCGCAGCACGCCGATTTCGATCTCGACCATGTTGAGCCAACTGGCGTGCTTGGGGGTGTAGTGGAATTCGATCCGCTGCAGGATGCGGCGAGCTTCTACGGGTGGCAGGGCTTGGTAGAGCGCAGCAGGCGTGTGGGTCGACAGATTGTCCAGCACGACCCGGATGCGCGGTGCCTGGGGGTAGTGGATGTCGACCAGATCGCGCATGCACTGGGCGAAGTCATCTGCCGTTCTGCGTTCGGTGACTTTCACCTTACGCCAGCTGCAGTGTGCATCGAGGAAGACGAACAGATTGGCGGTGCCGTTGCGCTTGTATTCGCAGTCGTAGCGCAAGGGCTTGCCCGGCTCGGCCGGGATCGGTTGTCGTATCTCGCCGATGAGTTGGGTCGGACTCTCATCGAAGCACACCACCGGGTGCCGCGGGTCCGGAGTTTCGGCATACAGGTCGAGCACGTCTTCCATGCGTGCCACGTATTCCGCGTCGATCTTGGGAATGCACCACATGTCCTTGCGCCAGGGCTTCAGATCGTTCTCGGCCAGGCGCCGGCGTACCGTCTCGCGCGATAGCGCTTCGTGCTCGGTGAGCTTGACGAGCGTGTCGGCGAGCAATTCCAGCGTCCAGCGCGCACGTCCCGGTGGCGGGTTGGTGCAGGCGGTGGCGATCAGCAGGGCCTCTTCCTTGCCGCTGAGCTTGCGCTGCGCCCCAGGCCGAGCCTGTTCGTTCAGCGCCGCTTCCAGACCCGTCTCCACGAAGCGACGCTTGGTGCGGTACACCGTGGATTCGCCAACCGCCACGGTGGCGGCAATGCTTGCGTCATCCTGGCCAGCGTGCGCTGCAAGCAGGATTTGCGCTCGCTTGAGCTTGCGTGCCGCGTGCTTGCCGCCGCTTAGCATGGCGGCAAGCGCCTCACGCTCGGATTGGTCGAGTTCGACTCGATAGCGTAGATTCATCCGGATGGCTTCCTTTGGGGGAGGCCTCCTTCGACTGCCGGGGTTCCGAATGAATCAGAAGCCGCTTCCATTGTCTGGCGAGCGCTCAGCCTGCCCGAGCTTCACCGACAAGCAAGGTCAGTATCTCGCCTTCATCTGGGCCTACAGCTTGATAAACGCCCGTGCTCCGGCCGAACGCGACATGCAGCGCTTCTTCGCCGTCACGGCTCCTTCCGTCCATCAGATGGTGCTCAACCTCGAACGCAATGGATTGATCCGCCGGCAAGCAGGCTTCGCTCGCAGCATCGAACTGCTCGTTGACCACAACTGCTTGCCTGTCCTGCAACCCAGCCAAACTGTCATAACCTCTGTGCAGCGGTACTAGCGCGTCCCGCCTTCCCATGAACCACAACGCATCGGACACGGCCGGGCAGCGGGCCATCACCGTGGTGGGCGCCGGCATCGTCGGCGTGTCGTGCGCGCTGCAGTTGCAGCGCGACGGCCATCGGGTCACCCTGCTGGACCAGGCAGGCATCGGCGAGGGGTGCTCGTACGGCAATGCCGGCTGCCTCAGCGTGGCGTCGGTGGTGGCGATGGCGCTGCCGGGCATGCTGGCGCAGGTGCCGAAATGGCTGGCGGACCCGCAGGGGCCGCTGACGGTGCGCTGGTCCTACCTGCCGCGCGCGCTGCCCTGGCTGCTGAAGTGGATCCGCGCCGGCACCGAAGCGCAGGCGCGCGCCGTGGCGCGACCGCTGGCCGATCTCTTCAGCGCCACCTACCCGGGCTACCGCAGCCTGCTGGAGCCTGCCCAGTACGACGACCTGATCCGCGCCGCCGGCCACCTGTATGTCTGGCGCACGCTGGCGCGCTCGTCCGGCGAGGTGCTGGCGCAGTCCATCCGCGATGCCACCGGGGTACGCTCGCAGGCACTGAGCGCGGGCGAGGTGCACGACCTGGAGCCGGCGCTGGCCGGCGATATCCAGTCGGGCCTGCTGCTGCCGGACAACGGCTTTACCTGCAACCCTGAACGGCTGGTCAAGACGCTCGCGGCCAACTTCGTCGCGGCGGGCGGCACCGTCCTGCGGCGCAAGGTGCTGGATTTCGCGCTGGGCGAGCGCGGCCCCAACCGCCTGTACACCGACTGCGGCTCGCTGCCGGTCTCGACCCTGGTGCTCTGCGCGGGCGCGTGGTCGATGCGGCTGGGCGCCAGGCTCACCGGCATGCGCGTCCCGCTCGACACGGAGCGCGGCTACCACACCATGCTGCGCGCGCCGACGGTGCAGCCCTCGCGGCCCATCATGGATTGCGAACGCAAGTTCATCGCCACGCCGATGGAAGACGGCCTGCGCATCGCCGGCACGGTGGAGATCGGCGGCCTGGACATCCCGCCCGACTTCCGCCGCGCCGGCACGCTGACCCGGCACGGCCAGGCGCTGTTCCCCGGCCTGGCCTTCGCCGACGACAGCGCCTGGATGGGCTACCGGCCCTCCCTTCCCGACAGCCTGCCCGTGATCGACCGCTCCGAGCGGTTCGCCGACGTCTTCTTCGCCTTCGGCCACGGGCACTTGGGCATGACCGGGGCGCCGGGCACCGGCCGGCTGATCGCCGACCTGGTCGCCGGCCGGCCGCCGTTCATCGATGCCCGCCCCTACGGCCTGCAACGGTTTGCCTGAGGTGCCACGAACGCTAAAGCGTGCGTGATCGACGATCGTCTTTTTGCGGATCGTGACAACAATTGACGCGACGGCGGAACGCCGCCGTTGCGTGAGTCCCAAAATGGGACTACGATGCGCGCATGCGAATCGTTGCGAAGAAAAATCTGCTGGCATTCTGCGGGAAGCACCCGGGGGCCAAGCCCTCCCTGCTGGCCTGGCACGCCGAAGCCGCCCAGGCCACATGGAAAACGCCGCAGGACATCAAGGCTTACTATGCTTCGGCCAGCTTCGTGGGACGCAACCGCATTGTGTTCAACATCGGCGGGAACAACTACCGCCTGATCGTGGCGATCGCATTCCAGATTGGCGTGGTGTACGTGAAGTTTGTCGGCACGCATGCCGAGTACGACCGTATCGACGCTGCAACCGTGGAATTGGAGTAAGGCCCATGGACATCCGACCGCTGCATACCGAAAAAGATTACAACGAGGCGCTCGCCATCGTTTCGGCGCTCGTCGACGCTGATCCGGCGGCCGGCACGCCGGACGGTGATCGCCTGGAGATTCTGTCCACGCTCATCGAGCACTACGAAGCCAGGCATTTTCCGCTCGCGCATCCGACGGCGATCGAAGCCATCCGTTTTCGCATGGAGCAAGGTGATCTGACAGTCCAGGACATGCAGCCGTATATCGGCAAGACGAATCGCGTGTACGAGGTGCTCAATGGCAAGCGTGGGCTGAGCCTGGAGATGATCCGTCGGCTGCATGCTGGCCTGCATATTCCTGCCGAGGTCCTGATCGCCTGACCCATTGACTCGGGCAACGGTCCTCGGCGTGCCGGAGTCGTCCTGAGGCACCACGGTATCGCACATCCCGGCCGCCCGCCTCAGCGGCAAGCCAGCCCGCACCCGAAACACCGCGCCGGGTGCGCCGTCGCATTGTTTGTGCACAACATTTAGGCAATCCGCCGGTTTGGCGGTAAAATCCCGTCCTCGCATTTTTGACTCCCCGTCGTTCCGCCTGCCCGGGCGGAAGGGGTCGTTTTTCGTTTCTTCGTCTTCGCTTTTTCGGATCCCACCTTGCAGATCGGACCGCATCTCCTGCGCAACAACCTGTTCGTCGCCCCCATGGCGGGCGTGACGGACCGCCCGTTCCGCCAGCTGTGCAAGCGGCTGGGCGCGGGCTATGCGGTCTCGGAAATGGTCGCGTCCAACGCGCAGCTGTGGAAGAGCGAGAAGACCATGCGGCGCGCCAATCACACCGGCGAAGTCGAACCGATCGCCGTGCAGATCGCCGGCGCCGAGCCGATGATGATGGCCGAGGCCGCGCGCTACAACGTCGACCGCGGCGCGCAGATCATCGACATCAACATGGGCTGCCCGGCCAAGAAGGTCTGCAACGTGGCGGCGGGCTCGGCCCTGCTGCAGAACGAGCCGCTGGTGGCGCGCATCGTCGAGGCGGTGGTCGGCGCGGTGGGTGACCGCGTGCCGGTCACGCTCAAGATCCGCACCGGCTGGGACCGCGAGCACCGCAACGCGCTCACGGTGGCGCGCATCGCGCAGGAGGCCGGCATCAGCATGCTGACCGTGCACGGCCGCACCCGCGCCGACCTGTACCACGGCGAGGCCGAGTACGAGACCATCGCCGCGGTCAAGGCTTCGG
The sequence above is drawn from the Ralstonia solanacearum K60 genome and encodes:
- a CDS encoding aminopeptidase P N-terminal domain-containing protein; protein product: MSATELAFLQTTRQRRERVAQWLRAAGGGIAIVPTAPEAMRNRDSDYPYRHDSYFYYLTGFTEPEAVLAIVVPAGDAPARSVLFCRSKHEEREIWDGFRFGPEAAREAFGLDEAHPVEEIDATLPGLLANAAAVAYPLAESGAFDRRMRRWLDAVRTQGRAGVSAPHQALDVRAILDEMRLFKDAGELDIMRRAARISAGAHVRAMRASRAGLREYHLEAELLYEFRRHGAQSVAYNSIVATGPNACVLHYRAGNAELRDGDLCLIDAGCELDGYASDITRTFPVNGRFTGPQRTLYEIVVAAQEAAVAHTRPGTPYNVPHDAATRVLAQGMLDTGLLDAGKVGTLDDVLAGGQYRQFYMHRTGHWLGMDVHDVGEYRTPGAAPAQGERPWRPLETGMVLTVEPGLYVRPAPGVPEAFWHIGIRIEDDAIVTPHGCELITRDVPVAVDDIEALMRSQA
- a CDS encoding UbiH/UbiF/VisC/COQ6 family ubiquinone biosynthesis hydroxylase — encoded protein: MTDTAAAAPDFDVAIVGAGPVGLALANWLLRDTDWRIALFDARDADAAARDPRALALSHGSRVLLEAIGGWPARATPITHIHVSQRGHFGQTHIRREDYGIPALGHVVQYGDLSAALNAALAAQMQRYPNRLTRYDHTPVERVEQLPRADGSVAPARVRALRDGRHPLAVETAIVIQAEGGLFDDTRRQAAGSRYLHHARRRDYGQTAIVAHVRCATPLEGWAWERFTTEGPLALLPQHDAHGPGYALVWCCAPDEARRRVGLPDAAFLAELGAAFGDRMGHFTQAGPRHTFALGLQAQRAPVDRRVVAIGNAAQTIHPVAGQGFNLGLRDAFELARTLRDAVTPAALARFARERAFDRAVTIGLTDLLPRAFAVPGRPFGHLRGIALTLLECVPPLKHGLARQMMFGQRN
- a CDS encoding IS630 family transposase, producing MNLRYRVELDQSEREALAAMLSGGKHAARKLKRAQILLAAHAGQDDASIAATVAVGESTVYRTKRRFVETGLEAALNEQARPGAQRKLSGKEEALLIATACTNPPPGRARWTLELLADTLVKLTEHEALSRETVRRRLAENDLKPWRKDMWCIPKIDAEYVARMEDVLDLYAETPDPRHPVVCFDESPTQLIGEIRQPIPAEPGKPLRYDCEYKRNGTANLFVFLDAHCSWRKVKVTERRTADDFAQCMRDLVDIHYPQAPRIRVVLDNLSTHTPAALYQALPPVEARRILQRIEFHYTPKHASWLNMVEIEIGVLRSQCLDRRIDCRDRLITEVAAWEQLRNASGARINWMFSTETARKKLAKAYPVPTSDKPS
- a CDS encoding LexA family protein; its protein translation is MNQKPLPLSGERSACPSFTDKQGQYLAFIWAYSLINARAPAERDMQRFFAVTAPSVHQMVLNLERNGLIRRQAGFARSIELLVDHNCLPVLQPSQTVITSVQRY
- a CDS encoding NAD(P)/FAD-dependent oxidoreductase encodes the protein MNHNASDTAGQRAITVVGAGIVGVSCALQLQRDGHRVTLLDQAGIGEGCSYGNAGCLSVASVVAMALPGMLAQVPKWLADPQGPLTVRWSYLPRALPWLLKWIRAGTEAQARAVARPLADLFSATYPGYRSLLEPAQYDDLIRAAGHLYVWRTLARSSGEVLAQSIRDATGVRSQALSAGEVHDLEPALAGDIQSGLLLPDNGFTCNPERLVKTLAANFVAAGGTVLRRKVLDFALGERGPNRLYTDCGSLPVSTLVLCAGAWSMRLGARLTGMRVPLDTERGYHTMLRAPTVQPSRPIMDCERKFIATPMEDGLRIAGTVEIGGLDIPPDFRRAGTLTRHGQALFPGLAFADDSAWMGYRPSLPDSLPVIDRSERFADVFFAFGHGHLGMTGAPGTGRLIADLVAGRPPFIDARPYGLQRFA
- a CDS encoding type II toxin-antitoxin system HigB family toxin, with protein sequence MRIVAKKNLLAFCGKHPGAKPSLLAWHAEAAQATWKTPQDIKAYYASASFVGRNRIVFNIGGNNYRLIVAIAFQIGVVYVKFVGTHAEYDRIDAATVELE
- a CDS encoding helix-turn-helix domain-containing protein, which codes for MDIRPLHTEKDYNEALAIVSALVDADPAAGTPDGDRLEILSTLIEHYEARHFPLAHPTAIEAIRFRMEQGDLTVQDMQPYIGKTNRVYEVLNGKRGLSLEMIRRLHAGLHIPAEVLIA
- the dusB gene encoding tRNA dihydrouridine synthase DusB, with amino-acid sequence MQIGPHLLRNNLFVAPMAGVTDRPFRQLCKRLGAGYAVSEMVASNAQLWKSEKTMRRANHTGEVEPIAVQIAGAEPMMMAEAARYNVDRGAQIIDINMGCPAKKVCNVAAGSALLQNEPLVARIVEAVVGAVGDRVPVTLKIRTGWDREHRNALTVARIAQEAGISMLTVHGRTRADLYHGEAEYETIAAVKASVRIPVVANGDIATPAKARQVLDVTGADAIMIGRAAQGRPWLFREIEHFLQTGTLLPAPEVEEIRGIMNTHLEEHYAFYGEYTGVRTARKHIAWYTRGLAGANLFRHRMNTIEDTAAQLAAVNAFFDEQRALSDRLVYVDQDPGADGPPTTGNNDNNNKELLAA